Proteins from a genomic interval of Clostridium scatologenes:
- a CDS encoding C40 family peptidase: MNKILKKIIAAGVLTLITSSPVMAEPSSTNGSNSKQQVESIEMNIEKLDNQIEETMSKVDKSSKEILKVQNDIESVFSELDKSKNDMKNFQDLFNKRMRAIYISGSNGYVDMLIEADSFGDFLSRIDTVKRIISFDNRIISKYKAKQVDIAKKKDKLTDENSRLFALKSDNEKKLNQLNSEKSNQKKLLEEAKKQEKLYANTEQAQVSTAVKQVSDIRSAAPRLSRGTTTTTNASSNNVIAYASNFLGTPYVWGGTSPSPGFDCSGFTQYVYAHFGVSLGRTTYDQINDGSEVSRDQLQPGDLVFFGTRSNPHHMGIYVGNGAYIHAPHTGDVIKISPMSRNDYITARRVN; the protein is encoded by the coding sequence TTGAATAAGATATTGAAAAAGATTATAGCAGCAGGTGTATTAACATTAATAACTAGTAGCCCAGTAATGGCAGAACCTTCTTCAACTAATGGAAGTAATTCTAAACAACAAGTTGAAAGTATAGAAATGAACATTGAAAAATTAGATAACCAAATAGAAGAAACTATGAGTAAAGTAGATAAAAGTAGTAAGGAAATATTAAAAGTTCAAAATGACATAGAAAGTGTGTTCTCTGAACTTGATAAATCTAAGAATGATATGAAAAATTTCCAAGATTTATTTAATAAAAGAATGAGAGCAATTTACATAAGTGGTTCTAATGGATATGTTGATATGCTTATAGAAGCTGATAGTTTTGGTGATTTTCTATCAAGAATTGATACAGTTAAAAGAATTATTAGTTTTGATAATAGGATTATATCAAAATATAAGGCAAAGCAAGTTGATATTGCTAAAAAGAAGGACAAGTTAACTGATGAAAACAGTAGGTTGTTTGCTTTAAAATCTGATAATGAGAAAAAATTAAATCAACTTAATTCAGAAAAAAGTAATCAGAAAAAATTACTTGAAGAAGCTAAAAAACAAGAAAAGCTATATGCTAATACTGAGCAGGCACAAGTGAGTACTGCAGTGAAACAAGTATCAGATATAAGAAGCGCAGCTCCAAGGCTATCTAGAGGAACAACAACTACGACTAATGCTAGCAGTAATAATGTTATTGCATATGCTTCCAATTTCCTAGGTACACCATATGTTTGGGGTGGAACTTCTCCAAGTCCTGGCTTTGATTGTTCTGGTTTTACTCAATATGTGTATGCACACTTTGGAGTATCTTTAGGGAGAACAACCTATGATCAAATAAATGATGGTAGTGAGGTATCTAGAGATCAATTACAACCAGGAGATCTAGTATTCTTTGGTACCAGAAGCAATCCTCATCATATGGGTATTTATGTGGGGAATGGTGCCTATATACATGCCCCTCATACAGGAGATGTAATTAAGATATCACCAATGAGTAGAAATGATTATATAACAGCTAGAAGAGTAAATTAG
- a CDS encoding leucine-rich repeat domain-containing protein translates to MIKKFRLFIILGIICTSLFLTNTVKAAKFIDDQTVDSNKTWTLKFTREVGFDDLTKNSITVTDNKGNKVDTEIKQGQDTKTLLVTAPQGGYTPGKNYTLNIGVNAHSKSGKPLKNEYKLHFNIKSSYVITFKSNNLEKVIRNSINKPIGDIYKSDVENITSLDVSSSNIDDITGIENLTNLQILNLSQNHLSHVSVLRYLPYLRDLDLSQNEISDINELRGLNNLYYLNLNNNEISDISELKYFTYLHMLLLNANEIVDIEPLQGLTNLQQLSLKNNRISSIIALRGLTNLNLLYLGQNKILDYSPTRAYYNKILNKDFDLIDCTDDNVVIFKDRNLEKAVRSEINKPSGDIYKSDVERIVSLKPYAEGIQDISGIENLINLQFLDLSQSKINDISELKNLSKLQTLLLNDNEISDIGSLQNLTDLKQLDLEDNRISDITPLQYLSDLSELSLKNNRITNISRLKWLTNLKTLYLSKNQISDYSPVKGYYDNLIDKDFNMSDSTDSKDIVIFKDENLEKAVRDKINKETGDIYITDVKNIISLNASHKNIKEISGIENLTSLQTLDLGNNQITDISVLSSLTNLEMLNLSYNEFSDISKLKGLTKLETLNLKSNEIQDISAIQILNNLKSLNLSNCKISNINSLKGLNNLKTLWLNNNEISDSDKEALKDALSNCNIYYDSEF, encoded by the coding sequence ATGATTAAAAAATTTAGACTATTCATTATATTAGGCATTATATGTACAAGCCTGTTTTTAACCAATACTGTTAAAGCCGCAAAATTTATTGATGATCAGACAGTAGACTCTAATAAAACTTGGACTTTAAAATTTACTAGAGAAGTTGGATTTGATGATCTGACTAAAAATAGTATTACTGTAACTGATAATAAGGGAAATAAAGTAGATACAGAAATTAAACAAGGTCAGGATACTAAAACACTTTTAGTAACAGCTCCACAAGGTGGTTATACACCAGGAAAAAATTATACATTAAATATTGGAGTTAATGCACATTCAAAATCAGGGAAACCACTAAAAAATGAGTATAAACTTCATTTCAATATTAAAAGTAGCTATGTAATTACTTTTAAAAGCAACAATTTAGAAAAAGTAATAAGAAATAGCATAAATAAACCTATAGGAGATATTTATAAAAGTGATGTTGAAAATATTACAAGCTTAGATGTTTCTAGCAGTAATATAGATGATATTACTGGAATAGAAAATTTAACTAATTTACAGATTCTTAATTTATCACAAAATCATCTAAGCCATGTAAGTGTACTAAGGTATTTACCTTATTTACGAGATTTGGATTTATCACAAAATGAAATAAGTGATATTAATGAATTAAGAGGATTAAACAATTTGTACTATCTTAATTTAAATAACAATGAAATAAGCGATATAAGTGAATTGAAATATTTTACTTATCTACATATGCTCTTACTAAATGCTAATGAAATAGTAGACATAGAACCACTACAAGGCCTTACTAATTTACAGCAGCTTTCTTTAAAAAACAATAGAATTAGCAGTATAATTGCATTAAGAGGATTGACTAATTTAAATCTTCTTTACCTGGGGCAAAATAAAATTTTAGATTATAGTCCTACAAGAGCATATTACAATAAAATTCTCAATAAGGATTTTGATTTAATAGATTGTACTGATGATAATGTAGTAATTTTTAAGGATAGAAATTTAGAGAAAGCAGTAAGAAGTGAAATAAATAAGCCGTCAGGAGATATTTATAAAAGTGATGTTGAAAGAATTGTGTCTTTAAAGCCTTATGCCGAGGGAATACAGGATATTAGTGGAATAGAAAATTTAATTAATTTACAGTTCCTTGATTTATCGCAAAGTAAGATAAATGATATAAGTGAATTGAAAAATTTAAGTAAGCTTCAAACTCTTTTGCTTAATGACAATGAAATAAGTGATATAGGATCTTTACAGAATTTAACTGATCTAAAGCAGCTTGATTTAGAAGATAATAGAATTAGTGATATAACTCCATTACAATATCTAAGTGATTTGAGTGAACTTTCTTTAAAGAATAACAGAATTACAAATATAAGTAGATTAAAATGGTTAACTAATTTAAAGACTCTTTATTTGTCTAAGAATCAAATATCAGATTATAGTCCTGTAAAAGGATATTATGATAATCTTATAGATAAAGATTTTAATATGTCAGATTCTACTGATTCAAAGGATATAGTTATATTTAAAGATGAGAATTTAGAAAAAGCAGTAAGAGATAAGATAAATAAGGAAACGGGAGATATTTATATAACAGATGTTAAAAATATTATATCTTTAAATGCTTCACATAAGAATATAAAAGAAATCAGTGGAATAGAAAATTTAACAAGTTTGCAAACCCTTGATTTAGGAAATAATCAAATTACTGATATAAGCGTATTAAGTAGTTTAACAAATTTGGAAATGCTAAACTTAAGTTATAATGAATTTAGTGACATAAGTAAGTTAAAAGGATTAACCAAATTGGAGACTCTTAATTTGAAAAGTAATGAAATTCAGGATATAAGTGCTATACAAATATTAAACAATTTAAAATCTCTTAATTTGTCTAATTGTAAAATAAGCAATATAAATTCACTTAAAGGGTTAAATAATTTAAAAACTCTTTGGTTAAATAACAATGAAATAAGCGATTCTGATAAAGAAGCACTAAAAGATGCATTATCAAATTGCAATATTTATTATGACAGTGAATTTTAA
- a CDS encoding XdhC family aldehyde oxidoreductase maturation factor: MKKLYKEMIDLLNKKESFVLATIFDKTGSAPRTAGAKMVVHEDGSIVGTIGGGRLEANAINLALEAFKTRETKMQSFDLTNKDVDEMDMICGGKGEVLIDFIDIHDENNKLVYEAAQKIQENREKAWLITILDKDSTENGLRRQQCIVKPDKTLIGSIDCDPYILEKLIAGPAKISIHAEVIDNQRFLVEPLRPAGTVYIFGAGHVSQRIAPLCETVGFKTVVLDDREEYANRKRFSEPTELMVIDSFNKLPDLHINEDSYLVIVSRGHLYDKIVLEQVLRSDARYIGMIGSRSKRDKIYNGLLSKGYTEEEIKRVYSPIGTSICAETPEEIAVSIVGELIKVRAEGENAGTKKKGSGSGGCCHLKDE; encoded by the coding sequence ATGAAAAAGTTGTATAAAGAAATGATAGATCTTTTGAATAAAAAGGAAAGCTTTGTACTTGCAACTATTTTTGATAAAACTGGTTCGGCACCACGTACTGCTGGAGCTAAAATGGTAGTACATGAAGATGGCTCAATTGTAGGTACTATAGGAGGAGGGCGGTTGGAAGCAAATGCTATAAATCTTGCACTGGAAGCATTTAAAACTAGAGAAACAAAAATGCAGTCATTTGATTTAACTAATAAAGATGTAGACGAAATGGATATGATTTGTGGTGGAAAAGGTGAAGTGTTAATAGATTTTATTGATATTCATGATGAAAATAACAAATTGGTTTATGAAGCTGCACAAAAAATTCAAGAGAATAGAGAAAAGGCTTGGCTTATTACAATTTTAGATAAGGATTCTACTGAAAATGGTCTTAGAAGACAACAGTGCATAGTAAAACCAGACAAAACTCTTATTGGCAGCATTGATTGTGATCCATATATTCTAGAAAAGCTTATAGCTGGTCCAGCTAAAATATCTATTCATGCTGAAGTAATAGATAATCAACGTTTTTTAGTAGAGCCTTTAAGGCCAGCAGGCACAGTGTATATCTTTGGTGCAGGCCATGTATCTCAAAGAATTGCACCTTTATGTGAAACTGTAGGATTTAAAACTGTAGTATTAGATGATAGAGAAGAGTATGCTAATCGCAAAAGATTTTCAGAACCTACAGAACTTATGGTAATTGATTCTTTTAATAAATTACCTGATTTACATATTAATGAGGATAGTTACTTAGTAATTGTATCTAGAGGACACCTTTATGATAAGATTGTTTTAGAACAAGTACTTAGAAGTGATGCAAGATATATTGGTATGATAGGAAGTCGAAGTAAAAGAGATAAAATTTACAATGGATTGCTTAGCAAAGGATATACAGAAGAAGAGATTAAGCGAGTTTACTCACCAATTGGAACTAGTATATGTGCTGAAACACCTGAAGAAATTGCAGTAAGTATTGTAGGTGAATTGATTAAAGTTAGGGCAGAAGGGGAAAATGCAGGTACTAAGAAAAAAGGCAGCGGTTCTGGAGGTTGTTGTCATTTAAAGGATGAGTAA
- a CDS encoding sensor histidine kinase yields the protein MEIKKTSMQAYVIKFIFKISFCFISSLLAIFLIFSYMINSHILLPSNYSQQMVEKSKENIKNAKEVTSNLIPENLNYIILDKQTLNVKKGSMSDSEIKKAKLSVKDPQIGINVYEVIDRSKEYCIIHYQLVVQFKNPILRKLVPYPEIALLVLFIIILLTALYILSLQFSNRIKNELSKFSYVTEKIEKQDLDFEVQNVYFIEHQRVMDSLDSLRYSLKKSLTIQFEQEKNKGEQISALAHDIKIPITVIKGNAELLNLTQKDEKALDFINEIMEATGEIEHYTQFLIDASKNDETFVLHKEKVTINEFLNIIEKDTLSSIGNSNIGFNFNNKIPNELMFNIDCMSMKRAFMNIIINAIEYTKDVLTLDTYLKDNLAYFIITDSGDGFSPEALKKATELFYTDNKSRSQTGHYGIGLSFANKVIKAHNGKLNIQNDVNNGGGQVIISLPIELD from the coding sequence GTGGAAATAAAAAAAACATCTATGCAAGCATATGTTATTAAATTCATTTTTAAAATATCATTTTGTTTTATATCGTCATTATTAGCCATTTTTCTTATTTTTAGTTATATGATAAATTCACACATACTTCTACCTTCTAATTATTCACAACAGATGGTAGAAAAATCTAAAGAAAACATAAAAAATGCTAAAGAAGTAACTTCTAACTTAATACCAGAAAACTTAAACTATATTATTTTGGACAAACAAACTTTAAATGTAAAGAAAGGCAGTATGAGTGACTCAGAAATAAAAAAAGCTAAATTAAGCGTTAAGGACCCTCAAATTGGAATTAATGTTTATGAGGTAATTGACCGATCAAAAGAATACTGCATAATACATTATCAATTAGTTGTTCAATTTAAAAATCCTATACTTAGAAAATTGGTGCCTTATCCTGAAATAGCTCTACTAGTACTTTTTATTATCATCTTATTAACTGCGCTATACATTCTTTCTTTACAGTTTTCAAATAGAATAAAAAATGAATTGAGCAAATTCAGCTATGTTACTGAAAAAATTGAAAAACAAGATCTAGATTTTGAAGTTCAAAATGTATACTTTATAGAGCATCAAAGGGTTATGGATTCCTTGGATAGTTTACGGTATAGTTTAAAAAAATCTTTAACAATTCAATTTGAACAGGAAAAGAACAAGGGAGAACAAATTAGTGCACTAGCCCATGATATTAAGATACCTATTACTGTTATCAAAGGAAATGCAGAACTACTAAATCTTACACAAAAAGATGAAAAAGCATTAGATTTCATAAATGAAATTATGGAAGCAACAGGTGAAATAGAACATTATACCCAGTTTTTAATTGATGCATCTAAAAATGATGAAACTTTTGTACTACATAAAGAAAAGGTTACTATAAATGAATTTTTAAACATAATTGAAAAAGATACGCTTTCCTCTATTGGAAACAGCAATATTGGTTTTAATTTTAATAACAAGATACCTAATGAATTAATGTTCAATATTGATTGTATGTCAATGAAACGTGCATTCATGAATATTATTATAAATGCCATTGAATACACTAAAGATGTATTAACTTTAGATACTTATTTAAAGGATAATTTAGCTTATTTCATAATTACCGATTCTGGAGATGGTTTTTCTCCTGAAGCATTAAAAAAAGCTACAGAATTATTCTACACTGATAATAAGAGCCGAAGCCAAACAGGCCATTATGGTATTGGATTATCCTTTGCAAATAAAGTAATTAAAGCTCATAATGGTAAGCTTAATATACAAAATGATGTAAACAATGGCGGCGGACAGGTTATAATTTCATTACCTATAGAACTTGATTAA
- a CDS encoding response regulator transcription factor gives MAKILAVDDDKRILKLIKNALEINNHEVVTLQNAENTPIGNFCEYDLILLDVMMPGIDGFKLCEKIRNSIDSPIIFLTAKTEESAIVKGLTLGGDDYISKPFGVMELNARVDAYLRSQNRGKSTRKLIYENITIDFDKKEISIGGNTINFTKNEYNICEYLALNRGKVFTKQAIFESIYDLGSDTQFSVITEYIRLIRNKFKKFDCSPIETVWGVGYMWK, from the coding sequence ATGGCAAAAATTTTAGCTGTAGACGATGATAAACGAATTTTAAAATTAATAAAAAATGCCTTAGAAATTAATAATCATGAAGTAGTTACATTGCAAAATGCAGAAAATACTCCTATAGGAAACTTTTGTGAATATGATTTAATTTTACTGGATGTAATGATGCCAGGAATAGATGGATTTAAACTTTGTGAAAAAATACGTAATTCAATAGATTCTCCAATTATTTTTTTAACAGCAAAAACAGAAGAATCTGCAATTGTTAAAGGCTTAACTCTTGGTGGCGATGATTATATATCCAAACCTTTTGGAGTAATGGAGCTCAACGCTCGTGTTGACGCATATCTTAGGAGTCAAAATCGGGGAAAATCTACTAGAAAATTAATATATGAAAATATTACAATTGATTTTGATAAAAAGGAAATCAGCATTGGGGGTAATACTATTAATTTCACTAAAAATGAGTATAACATTTGTGAATATTTAGCATTAAATCGCGGAAAAGTATTTACAAAGCAGGCAATTTTCGAATCAATTTATGACCTTGGTAGTGATACTCAATTCTCAGTAATCACTGAATATATAAGATTAATTCGTAATAAGTTTAAAAAATTTGATTGCTCTCCTATTGAAACAGTTTGGGGGGTTGGATACATGTGGAAATAA
- a CDS encoding lantibiotic immunity ABC transporter MutG family permease subunit — translation MITFWHSYKAEFLKNKHGVFLWTHIILPFLLVIFMTFYRFGKLNDLALFDYFFKIIVFFFPLIAAVLCGLIADQEKQAGHCQIMLSKLPRKTTTFVSQLCMLLTMSLASVYLAIILFIISMKCIIHVNNINYLLYFKTGFFIFLSVIFLYTLYLALAYHFSTGVCIVTGFAGLIIAALASTGQGDSVWMFLPWVWPMRIVNFILKFQFKVSGEVLSAYTYSELNTGLTFMTAMTICCITIYVFSFHFWEGRQK, via the coding sequence CACAGTTATAAAGCAGAATTTTTAAAAAATAAACATGGTGTTTTTCTATGGACGCATATTATATTGCCTTTTCTCTTAGTTATTTTTATGACTTTTTATAGATTTGGAAAATTAAATGATTTAGCTTTATTTGATTATTTCTTTAAAATAATTGTTTTTTTCTTTCCATTAATTGCTGCAGTCCTTTGCGGATTAATTGCAGATCAAGAAAAACAAGCTGGACACTGTCAAATAATGCTCAGCAAACTACCTCGTAAGACAACTACCTTTGTGAGTCAATTGTGTATGCTTCTTACCATGAGTTTAGCGTCTGTATATTTAGCAATTATATTATTTATAATATCAATGAAATGTATAATACATGTAAATAACATTAATTATCTTTTATATTTTAAAACAGGTTTTTTCATATTTTTAAGTGTTATTTTTCTTTACACTTTATATTTAGCTTTGGCCTACCATTTTAGTACTGGGGTTTGTATTGTCACTGGATTTGCTGGTTTAATCATTGCTGCTCTAGCCTCTACAGGTCAAGGAGATAGTGTCTGGATGTTCTTGCCCTGGGTATGGCCTATGCGAATTGTAAACTTTATACTTAAATTTCAATTTAAAGTTTCAGGAGAAGTACTGTCAGCTTATACCTATAGTGAATTAAATACAGGTTTAACCTTTATGACAGCAATGACGATTTGCTGCATTACCATTTATGTTTTTTCATTTCACTTTTGGGAAGGTAGACAGAAGTAA